Proteins encoded in a region of the Aquila chrysaetos chrysaetos chromosome 25, bAquChr1.4, whole genome shotgun sequence genome:
- the REXO5 gene encoding RNA exonuclease 5 isoform X3: MAKAVCVNGHKRPAGAGEEAGGRQAARKRRKADGGRGPEEKSSHLSAALFGEDCEISHDQLYELLKYAALGKCHNATQPSWCRIYHQRHLAGVVVIVLHEMSQLHFYKFYLQFKHLRKLFRHRFTLTPSANFLASLYGEGANLKPQNTAQGLTSTSSQCIPKSSDLQCDPIIRKYGEKKRGLTSYTLTLEEQKKNDYPIKGSPGCKGYIDTECDQQRTDSSPLFGLDCEMCLTAKGNEVTRVSLVDAQGQCLLNELVKPESTVVNYRTRFSGITKKMLLPVKTRLSDIQTRLKKILPHDAVLVGHSLNADLQALEMIHPSVIDTSLLFARNEGRRFKLKFLAKAVLGKEIQCEQKLGHDPAEDARAALELAQFFIEQGPAKVAELNLEMLLTTEKLAEVSQKKAVLQPQGCRVQKQLNEPPHLSKPCFSLSASFLDCLQVTGQKPLLLGRQEMDSSGLCQSNLSTSNKQILQRALEDVPLSTFSIIQFSLGPEYIASHLLAGLYEKVRSKLTDMLTIYAGPFEESFCLKSVKKEFGKCGPIQSLTVVTETYQPYVCIQYEVLEAAQLAVESLNGAEVAGSCIKVQRPITAGMLDCDVWIKELELDVENEGVIYVAGLKESLTEMDLQEEFSQLKDLETLFLPKDLQSGKHRNCCFLKFQKSQSALDALEVINGWSVKGSKLRSRNALASGHLWRWIWQVNHSNGKQGGNILYEKMEQLSDSEQDLRKKVKKLDHHIKKLYRSLQNNTLCIVLFPGVNSMHGSQSGLGLMGIKDDGGRSAC; encoded by the exons ATGGCAAAGGCCGTCTGCGTAAACGGGCACAAAAGGCCCGCCGGTGCCGGCGAGGAGGCGGGCGGACGGCAGGCAGCTCggaagaggaggaaggcggATGGCGGCCGCGGCCCGGAG GAAAAGTCATCTCACTTGTCAGCAGCTTTATTTGGTGAGGACTGCGAAATCAGCCATGACCAGCTGTATGAGTTGTTAAAGTATGCAGCTTTGGGAAAATGCCACAATGCAACACAACCCAG ctgGTGCCGTATTTATCACCAAAGACACCTGGCTGGGGTTGTGGTTATTGTTCTACATGAAATGAGCCAACTCCATTTCTACAAATTCTATTTGCAGTTCAAACACCTCAGAAAACTGTTCCGGCAT AGATTCACATTAACACCTTCCGCTAACTTCCTAGCCAGCCTGTATGGAGAAGGAGCAAACCTGAAACCTCAAAACACTGCACAAG GTTTGACTTCCACTAGCAGTCAATGTATTCCTAAAAGCTCAGACTTGCAATGTGATCCCATCATTCGgaaatatggagaaaaaaagcgAGGCCTTACTAGCTATACTCTAACtttagaagagcagaaaaaaaatgattatCCCATAAAAG GCTCCCCTGGATGTAAGGGCTATATAGATACAGAGTGTGATCAGCAGAGGACGGACAGCAGCCCCCTCTTTGGTCTGGATTGtgaaatg TGCCTGACTGCAAAAGGAAACGAAGTCACTCGTGTCTCTTTGGTGGATGCACAGGGTCAGTGCCTCTTGAATGAACTAGTCAAACCTGAAAGCACAGTAGTGAACTACCGCACCAG ATTCTCAGGaatcacaaagaaaatgcttcttccaGTGAAAACAAGACTGTCAGACATCCAAACCAgactaaaaaaaatccttccccaTGATGCAGTATTGGTGGGTCATTCTCTAAATGCTGATCTTCAGGCTTTGGAA aTGATCCACCCCAGTGTTATTGATACTTCATTGCTTTTTGCCAGAAATGAAGGTCGAAGATTTAAGCTAAAATTTCTAGCCAAAGCTGTTTTAGG GAAGGAGATTCAGTGTGAACAGAAGCTTGGGCATGATCCTGCAGAAGATGCTAGAGCTGCATTGGAATTGGCTCAATTCTTTATTGAGCAAGGACCAGCAAAG GTAGCAGAACTAAACTTGGAGATGCTTCTGACAACTGAAAAACTGGCTGAGgtttcacagaaaaaagctGTGTTACAGCCACAAGGATGCAGGGTCCAGAAACAGTTGAATGAGCCTCCACATTTATCCAAACCATG cttttctctctctgctagTTTTTTAGACTGCTTGCAGGTGACTGGCCAAAAACCCCTCCTTTTGGGCAGACAGGAAATGGACTCTTCTGGCCTGTGTCAGAGTAACCTGAGCACTTCAAACAAACAG ATTCTTCAGAGGGCCTTAGAAGATGTTCCCCTGTCCACATTCAGTATCATTCAGTTCAGTTTGGGTCCAGAGTACATTGCATCTCACCTTCTTGCTGGACTTTATGAAAAG GTGAGAAGCAAGCTGACTGACATGCTGACAATTTACGCAGGTCCTTTTGAAGAAAGCTTTTGTCTGAAGTCTGTGAAAAAAGAATTTGGGAAATGTGGACCAATCCAGTCTCTTACAGTGGTAACTGAAACATACCAG CCCTATGTCTGTATCCAATACGAAGTGCTGGAAGCTGCCCAGCTTGCTGTGGAAAGCCTAAATGGAGCTGAGGTAGCAGGATCCTGCATTAAG GTCCAGAGACCCATCACTGCAGGAATGCTGGACTGTGATGTTTGGATAAAGGAACTAGAACTGGACGTAGAAAATGAAGGTGTCATTTATGTGGCGGGTCTAAAGGAGTCATTAACAGAGATGGACTTGCAAGAAGAATTCAGCCAGTTGAAAGACCTGGAAACACTGTTCCTGCCAAAGGATCTCCAGAGTGGAAAGCACAGGAACTGCTGTTTCCTCA AATTCCAGAAATCACAGAGTGCTCTGGATGCCCTTGAAGTTATAAATGGATGGAGTGTGAAGGGTAGCAAACTAAGAAGTAGGAACGCTCTTGCTTCAGGTCACCTTTGGAGATGGATTTGGCAAGTGAATCACAGCAATGGGAAGCAAGGAGGAAACATCTTATATGAGAAAATGGAGCAACTGTCTGACTCT GAGCAGGATTTaaggaaaaaggtgaagaagTTAGACCACCATATCAAAAAGCTTTATAGAAGTCTGCAGAATAACACCCTGTGCATTGTTCTCTTCCCTGGAGTGAACAG CATGCATGGATCACAATCTGGCCTTGGTCTGATGGGAATAAAAGATGACGGAGGGAGGAGTGCTTGTTAA
- the REXO5 gene encoding RNA exonuclease 5 isoform X4, protein MAKAVCVNGHKRPAGAGEEAGGRQAARKRRKADGGRGPEEKSSHLSAALFGEDCEISHDQLYELLKYAALGKCHNATQPSWCRIYHQRHLAGVVVIVLHEMSQLHFYKFYLQFKHLRKLFRHRFTLTPSANFLASLYGEGANLKPQNTAQGLTSTSSQCIPKSSDLQCDPIIRKYGEKKRGLTSYTLTLEEQKKNDYPIKGSPGCKGYIDTECDQQRTDSSPLFGLDCEMCLTAKGNEVTRVSLVDAQGQCLLNELVKPESTVVNYRTRFSGITKKMLLPVKTRLSDIQTRLKKILPHDAVLVGHSLNADLQALEMIHPSVIDTSLLFARNEGRRFKLKFLAKAVLGKEIQCEQKLGHDPAEDARAALELAQFFIEQGPAKVAELNLEMLLTTEKLAEVSQKKAVLQPQGCRVQKQLNEPPHLSKPCFLDCLQVTGQKPLLLGRQEMDSSGLCQSNLSTSNKQILQRALEDVPLSTFSIIQFSLGPEYIASHLLAGLYEKVRSKLTDMLTIYAGPFEESFCLKSVKKEFGKCGPIQSLTVVTETYQPYVCIQYEVLEAAQLAVESLNGAEVAGSCIKVQRPITAGMLDCDVWIKELELDVENEGVIYVAGLKESLTEMDLQEEFSQLKDLETLFLPKDLQSGKHRNCCFLKFQKSQSALDALEVINGWSVKGSKLRSRNALASGHLWRWIWQVNHSNGKQGGNILYEKMEQLSDSEQDLRKKVKKLDHHIKKLYRSLQNNTLCIVLFPGVNSMHGSQSGLGLMGIKDDGGRSAC, encoded by the exons ATGGCAAAGGCCGTCTGCGTAAACGGGCACAAAAGGCCCGCCGGTGCCGGCGAGGAGGCGGGCGGACGGCAGGCAGCTCggaagaggaggaaggcggATGGCGGCCGCGGCCCGGAG GAAAAGTCATCTCACTTGTCAGCAGCTTTATTTGGTGAGGACTGCGAAATCAGCCATGACCAGCTGTATGAGTTGTTAAAGTATGCAGCTTTGGGAAAATGCCACAATGCAACACAACCCAG ctgGTGCCGTATTTATCACCAAAGACACCTGGCTGGGGTTGTGGTTATTGTTCTACATGAAATGAGCCAACTCCATTTCTACAAATTCTATTTGCAGTTCAAACACCTCAGAAAACTGTTCCGGCAT AGATTCACATTAACACCTTCCGCTAACTTCCTAGCCAGCCTGTATGGAGAAGGAGCAAACCTGAAACCTCAAAACACTGCACAAG GTTTGACTTCCACTAGCAGTCAATGTATTCCTAAAAGCTCAGACTTGCAATGTGATCCCATCATTCGgaaatatggagaaaaaaagcgAGGCCTTACTAGCTATACTCTAACtttagaagagcagaaaaaaaatgattatCCCATAAAAG GCTCCCCTGGATGTAAGGGCTATATAGATACAGAGTGTGATCAGCAGAGGACGGACAGCAGCCCCCTCTTTGGTCTGGATTGtgaaatg TGCCTGACTGCAAAAGGAAACGAAGTCACTCGTGTCTCTTTGGTGGATGCACAGGGTCAGTGCCTCTTGAATGAACTAGTCAAACCTGAAAGCACAGTAGTGAACTACCGCACCAG ATTCTCAGGaatcacaaagaaaatgcttcttccaGTGAAAACAAGACTGTCAGACATCCAAACCAgactaaaaaaaatccttccccaTGATGCAGTATTGGTGGGTCATTCTCTAAATGCTGATCTTCAGGCTTTGGAA aTGATCCACCCCAGTGTTATTGATACTTCATTGCTTTTTGCCAGAAATGAAGGTCGAAGATTTAAGCTAAAATTTCTAGCCAAAGCTGTTTTAGG GAAGGAGATTCAGTGTGAACAGAAGCTTGGGCATGATCCTGCAGAAGATGCTAGAGCTGCATTGGAATTGGCTCAATTCTTTATTGAGCAAGGACCAGCAAAG GTAGCAGAACTAAACTTGGAGATGCTTCTGACAACTGAAAAACTGGCTGAGgtttcacagaaaaaagctGTGTTACAGCCACAAGGATGCAGGGTCCAGAAACAGTTGAATGAGCCTCCACATTTATCCAAACCATG TTTTTTAGACTGCTTGCAGGTGACTGGCCAAAAACCCCTCCTTTTGGGCAGACAGGAAATGGACTCTTCTGGCCTGTGTCAGAGTAACCTGAGCACTTCAAACAAACAG ATTCTTCAGAGGGCCTTAGAAGATGTTCCCCTGTCCACATTCAGTATCATTCAGTTCAGTTTGGGTCCAGAGTACATTGCATCTCACCTTCTTGCTGGACTTTATGAAAAG GTGAGAAGCAAGCTGACTGACATGCTGACAATTTACGCAGGTCCTTTTGAAGAAAGCTTTTGTCTGAAGTCTGTGAAAAAAGAATTTGGGAAATGTGGACCAATCCAGTCTCTTACAGTGGTAACTGAAACATACCAG CCCTATGTCTGTATCCAATACGAAGTGCTGGAAGCTGCCCAGCTTGCTGTGGAAAGCCTAAATGGAGCTGAGGTAGCAGGATCCTGCATTAAG GTCCAGAGACCCATCACTGCAGGAATGCTGGACTGTGATGTTTGGATAAAGGAACTAGAACTGGACGTAGAAAATGAAGGTGTCATTTATGTGGCGGGTCTAAAGGAGTCATTAACAGAGATGGACTTGCAAGAAGAATTCAGCCAGTTGAAAGACCTGGAAACACTGTTCCTGCCAAAGGATCTCCAGAGTGGAAAGCACAGGAACTGCTGTTTCCTCA AATTCCAGAAATCACAGAGTGCTCTGGATGCCCTTGAAGTTATAAATGGATGGAGTGTGAAGGGTAGCAAACTAAGAAGTAGGAACGCTCTTGCTTCAGGTCACCTTTGGAGATGGATTTGGCAAGTGAATCACAGCAATGGGAAGCAAGGAGGAAACATCTTATATGAGAAAATGGAGCAACTGTCTGACTCT GAGCAGGATTTaaggaaaaaggtgaagaagTTAGACCACCATATCAAAAAGCTTTATAGAAGTCTGCAGAATAACACCCTGTGCATTGTTCTCTTCCCTGGAGTGAACAG CATGCATGGATCACAATCTGGCCTTGGTCTGATGGGAATAAAAGATGACGGAGGGAGGAGTGCTTGTTAA
- the REXO5 gene encoding RNA exonuclease 5 isoform X5 — MAKAVCVNGHKRPAGAGEEAGGRQAARKRRKADGGRGPEEKSSHLSAALFGEDCEISHDQLYELLKYAALGKCHNATQPSWCRIYHQRHLAGVVVIVLHEMSQLHFYKFYLQFKHLRKLFRHRFTLTPSANFLASLYGEGANLKPQNTAQGLTSTSSQCIPKSSDLQCDPIIRKYGEKKRGLTSYTLTLEEQKKNDYPIKGSPGCKGYIDTECDQQRTDSSPLFGLDCEMCLTAKGNEVTRVSLVDAQGQCLLNELVKPESTVVNYRTRFSGITKKMLLPVKTRLSDIQTRLKKILPHDAVLVGHSLNADLQALEMIHPSVIDTSLLFARNEGRRFKLKFLAKAVLGKEIQCEQKLGHDPAEDARAALELAQFFIEQGPAKVAELNLEMLLTTEKLAEVSQKKAVLQPQGCRVQKQLNEPPHLSKPCFSLSASFLDCLQVTGQKPLLLGRQEMDSSGLCQSNLSTSNKQILQRALEDVPLSTFSIIQFSLGPEYIASHLLAGLYEKVRSKLTDMLTIYAGPFEESFCLKSVKKEFGKCGPIQSLTVVTETYQPYVCIQYEVLEAAQLAVESLNGAEVAGSCIKVQRPITAGMLDCDVWIKELELDVENEGVIYVAGLKESLTEMDLQEEFSQLKDLETLFLPKDLQSGKHRNCCFLKFQKSQSALDALEVINGWSVKGSKLRSRNALASGHLWRWIWQVNHSNGKQGGNILYEKMEQLSDSEQDLRKKVKKLDHHIKKLYRSLQNNTLCIVLFPGVNRQQW, encoded by the exons ATGGCAAAGGCCGTCTGCGTAAACGGGCACAAAAGGCCCGCCGGTGCCGGCGAGGAGGCGGGCGGACGGCAGGCAGCTCggaagaggaggaaggcggATGGCGGCCGCGGCCCGGAG GAAAAGTCATCTCACTTGTCAGCAGCTTTATTTGGTGAGGACTGCGAAATCAGCCATGACCAGCTGTATGAGTTGTTAAAGTATGCAGCTTTGGGAAAATGCCACAATGCAACACAACCCAG ctgGTGCCGTATTTATCACCAAAGACACCTGGCTGGGGTTGTGGTTATTGTTCTACATGAAATGAGCCAACTCCATTTCTACAAATTCTATTTGCAGTTCAAACACCTCAGAAAACTGTTCCGGCAT AGATTCACATTAACACCTTCCGCTAACTTCCTAGCCAGCCTGTATGGAGAAGGAGCAAACCTGAAACCTCAAAACACTGCACAAG GTTTGACTTCCACTAGCAGTCAATGTATTCCTAAAAGCTCAGACTTGCAATGTGATCCCATCATTCGgaaatatggagaaaaaaagcgAGGCCTTACTAGCTATACTCTAACtttagaagagcagaaaaaaaatgattatCCCATAAAAG GCTCCCCTGGATGTAAGGGCTATATAGATACAGAGTGTGATCAGCAGAGGACGGACAGCAGCCCCCTCTTTGGTCTGGATTGtgaaatg TGCCTGACTGCAAAAGGAAACGAAGTCACTCGTGTCTCTTTGGTGGATGCACAGGGTCAGTGCCTCTTGAATGAACTAGTCAAACCTGAAAGCACAGTAGTGAACTACCGCACCAG ATTCTCAGGaatcacaaagaaaatgcttcttccaGTGAAAACAAGACTGTCAGACATCCAAACCAgactaaaaaaaatccttccccaTGATGCAGTATTGGTGGGTCATTCTCTAAATGCTGATCTTCAGGCTTTGGAA aTGATCCACCCCAGTGTTATTGATACTTCATTGCTTTTTGCCAGAAATGAAGGTCGAAGATTTAAGCTAAAATTTCTAGCCAAAGCTGTTTTAGG GAAGGAGATTCAGTGTGAACAGAAGCTTGGGCATGATCCTGCAGAAGATGCTAGAGCTGCATTGGAATTGGCTCAATTCTTTATTGAGCAAGGACCAGCAAAG GTAGCAGAACTAAACTTGGAGATGCTTCTGACAACTGAAAAACTGGCTGAGgtttcacagaaaaaagctGTGTTACAGCCACAAGGATGCAGGGTCCAGAAACAGTTGAATGAGCCTCCACATTTATCCAAACCATG cttttctctctctgctagTTTTTTAGACTGCTTGCAGGTGACTGGCCAAAAACCCCTCCTTTTGGGCAGACAGGAAATGGACTCTTCTGGCCTGTGTCAGAGTAACCTGAGCACTTCAAACAAACAG ATTCTTCAGAGGGCCTTAGAAGATGTTCCCCTGTCCACATTCAGTATCATTCAGTTCAGTTTGGGTCCAGAGTACATTGCATCTCACCTTCTTGCTGGACTTTATGAAAAG GTGAGAAGCAAGCTGACTGACATGCTGACAATTTACGCAGGTCCTTTTGAAGAAAGCTTTTGTCTGAAGTCTGTGAAAAAAGAATTTGGGAAATGTGGACCAATCCAGTCTCTTACAGTGGTAACTGAAACATACCAG CCCTATGTCTGTATCCAATACGAAGTGCTGGAAGCTGCCCAGCTTGCTGTGGAAAGCCTAAATGGAGCTGAGGTAGCAGGATCCTGCATTAAG GTCCAGAGACCCATCACTGCAGGAATGCTGGACTGTGATGTTTGGATAAAGGAACTAGAACTGGACGTAGAAAATGAAGGTGTCATTTATGTGGCGGGTCTAAAGGAGTCATTAACAGAGATGGACTTGCAAGAAGAATTCAGCCAGTTGAAAGACCTGGAAACACTGTTCCTGCCAAAGGATCTCCAGAGTGGAAAGCACAGGAACTGCTGTTTCCTCA AATTCCAGAAATCACAGAGTGCTCTGGATGCCCTTGAAGTTATAAATGGATGGAGTGTGAAGGGTAGCAAACTAAGAAGTAGGAACGCTCTTGCTTCAGGTCACCTTTGGAGATGGATTTGGCAAGTGAATCACAGCAATGGGAAGCAAGGAGGAAACATCTTATATGAGAAAATGGAGCAACTGTCTGACTCT GAGCAGGATTTaaggaaaaaggtgaagaagTTAGACCACCATATCAAAAAGCTTTATAGAAGTCTGCAGAATAACACCCTGTGCATTGTTCTCTTCCCTGGAGTGAACAG ACAACAATGGTGA